From Apium graveolens cultivar Ventura chromosome 9, ASM990537v1, whole genome shotgun sequence, the proteins below share one genomic window:
- the LOC141686886 gene encoding bZIP transcription factor 29-like → MGDSEEGNIDMMYLQSSFGNSSSAPKVSHSINQLDIPQFNNSQLRAQMRQFSPSFGGESNKRVGIPPSHPQMPPISPYSQIPGTRSGNQQIGSGNFSQGSGVSHTRSLSQQSFFQLDSLPPLSPSPYRDSSVTPVSDVVSADVSMEDRDGNMHSPFSRGNSLRVGESLPPRKAHRRSNSDIPFGFSTIMQSSPPLIPLRSSAERAASTRDSMGSKPVQLVKREECWEKGGEINAEGMGERKSGEVVDDLFSAYMNLDKLEALNSSETGDKQGTENREDIDSKVSGTKTNGDSSDNEATSSVNESGNSMQRPGISSSAEKREGLKRNAGGDIAPTSRHYRSISMDSFMGNMNFGEESSKLPPSPGARAGQLSPSNSIDENTFSLEFGNGEFSGAELKKIMANEKLSEIALSDPKRAKRILANRQSAARSKERKMRYISELEHKVQTLQTEATTLSAQLTLLQRDSAGLTNHNNELKFRLQAMEQQAQLRDALNEALTAEVQRLKIATADMGGEAAKFQQLSLNSQMYQMHQQQQQQQSNQLNMHQLQQQKQQSQSPQNDSTNTKHESG, encoded by the exons ATGGGTGATAGTGAGGAGGGTAATATTGATATGATGTATTTGCAATCATCATTTGGGAATTCTTCGTCTGCTCCGAAAGTGAGTCATTCGATTAATCAGCTTGATATACCTCAGTTTAATAATTCACAACTTCGAGCTCAGATGAGACAGTTTTCGCCTAGTTTTGGTGGTGAGAGTAATAAGAGAGTTGGGATACCGCCATCCCATCCGCAAATGCCACCTATTTCGCCTTATTCGCAGATCCCGGGAACACGGAGTGGGAATCAGCAAATTGGTTCGGGGAATTTTAGTCAGGGATCAGGGGTATCGCATACAAGATCTTTGTCTCAGCAGTCGTTCTTTCAGCTTGATTCTTTGCCTCCATTGAGCCCGTCTCCTTATCGGGATTCATCTGTTACACCGGTTTCAGACGTTGTATCTGCTGATGTGTCGATGGAAGATCGTGATGGGAATATGCACTCGCCTTTCTCTAGAGGGAATTCTTTGAGGGTAGGTGAAAGCCTCCCTCCTCGTAAGGCGCACAGGCGGTCTAATAGTGATATTCCATTTGGGTTTTCAACTATAATGCAATCGTCACCACCTCTCATCCCACTAAGGAGTTCAGCAGAACGTGCAGCCTCAACAAGGGACAGTATGGGGTCAAAACCAGTACAGCTGGTTAAAAGGGAAGAATGCTGGGAAAAAGGGGGTGAAATTAATGCAGAAGGAATGGGAGAGAGGAAATCTGGAGAAGTTGTGGATGACTTGTTTTCTGCATATATGAATTTGGATAAGCTTGAAGCATTAAACTCTTCTGAAACTGGTGACAAGCAGGGTACAGAAAATCGTGAAGATATAGACAGTAAAGTAAGTGGTACCAAGACAAATGGTGATAGCAGTGACAATGAAGCTACAAGCAGTGTAAATGAAAGTGGTAACAGTATGCAAAGACCTGGAATCTCCTCATCTGCTGAAAAAAGGGAAGGGCTCAAAAGAAATGCTGGAGGAGATATTGCTCCAACGAGCAGACACTATAGAAGCATCTCAATGGATAGCTTTATGGGAAATATGAACTTTGGTGAGGAGTCATCAAAACTACCTCCTTCTCCAGGAGCACGGGCTGGGCAGCTCTCTCCTAGCAACTCTATTGATGAGAATACGTTTAGCTTGGAGTTTGGAAATGGTGAATTCAGTGGTGCTGAACTCAAAAAAATTATGGCAAATGAAAAACTTTCTGAGATAGCATTAAGTGATCCAAAGCGCGCTAAAAG GATTTTGGCGAATCGTCAGTCTGCTGCTCGTTCCAAAGAAAGAAAGATGCGATACATCTCGGAGTTGGAACACAAGGTTCAAACACTACAAACAGAAGCAACCACACTTTCAGCGCAGCTTACGCTCCTTCAG CGAGATTCTGCTGGGCTTACAAACCACAATAACGAGCTGAAGTTTCGCTTGCAAGCAATGGAACAACAGGCACAGCTTCGTGATG CTTTAAATGAGGCTCTAACTGCGGAGGTTCAGCGCTTGAAGATTGCAACTGCAGATATGGGTGGAGAGGCAGCAAAGTTCCAACAGCTTTCACTTAACTCTCAGATGTATCAGATGCatcagcaacaacagcagcaacagtCAAATCAACTCAACATGCATCAACTACAACAGCAGAAGCAGCAATCCCAGTCACCGCAGAATGATAGTACAAACACAAAGCATGAATCTGGTTAA
- the LOC141682700 gene encoding amidophosphoribosyltransferase, chloroplastic-like, with amino-acid sequence MAATTTTTTTTNLSPLSPPPLDTTKPFSFSPSKLLFPKTLTPKTSLSQKPNFTLFSKNPNFEPNFTDPIDKNSIFESHLTGPGDNFSKNSIFEPHFTGPGDNFSKNSIFEPHFTNPGDNLSKDSISKAHLTKPGDNLSKDSIFKAHLTEPGDNLSKDSIFKANLTDPDDDFEYNDDKPREECGVVGIFADPEASRLCYLALHALQHRGQEGAGIVTVNDKVLHSVTGVGLVSEVFNQSKLDQLPGDSAIGHVRYSTAGSSMLKNVQPFVTRYRYGSVGVAHNGNLVNYQKLRNELEDNGSIFTTSSDTEVVLHLIAISKARPFFLRIVEACGKLEGAYSMVFLTEEKLVAVRDPYGFRPLVMGRKSNGAVVFASETCALDLIEAVYEREVNPGEVIVVDKTGVQSSLCLLTHVVRKACIFEHIYFAMPNSIVFGRSVYASRHKYGEILATEAPVECDVVIAVPDSGVVAALGYAAKSGVPFQQGLIRSHYVGRTFIEPSQKIRDFGVKLKLSPVRAVLEGKRVVVVDDSIVRGTTSSKIVRLLKEAGAKEVHMRIASPPIIGSCYYGVDTPSAEELISNRLSVEGIRDYIGSDSLAFLPIESMKEFLGDDSPNFCYACFSGKYPVLPTGKVKHIGDSVDDGLSGSMEYIDGGWIQEAKNDNEKNISPVPEKDEVVA; translated from the coding sequence ATGGCCGCCAcaaccaccaccaccaccaccacaaATCTCTCTCCTCTCTCCCCACCACCTTTAGACACCACCAAACCCTTCTCTTTCTCTCCCTCTAAACTCCTCTTCCCCAAAACCCTAACCCCCAAAACCTCACTTTCTCAAAAACCCAACTTCACTCTCTTCTCTAAAAACCCAAACTTTGAGCCCAATTTCACTGACCCAATTGATAAAAATTCAATCTTTGAGTCTCATCTCACTGGCCCAGGTGATAATTTCTCTAAAAATTCAATCTTTGAGCCTCACTTCACTGGCCCAGGTGATAATTTCTCTAAAAATTCAATCTTTGAGCCTCATTTTACTAACCCAGGTGATAATTTGTCTAAAGATTCAATCTCTAAGGCCCATTTGACTAAGCCAGGTGATAATTTGTCTAAAGATTCAATCTTTAAGGCCCATTTGACTGAGCCAGGTGATAATTTGTCTAAAGATTCAATCTTTAAGGCCAATTTGACTGACCCAGATGATGATTTTGAATATAATGATGATAAGCCAAGAGAAGAGTGTGGTGTTGTTGGAATTTTTGCTGACCCAGAAGCTTCAAGATTGTGTTACTTAGCTTTACATGCTCTTCAACATAGGGGTCAAGAAGGTGCTGGAATTGTGACTGTTAATGATAAAGTGCTTCATTCTGTTACTGGAGTTGGGCTTGTTTCTGAAGTGTTTAATCAGTCTAAGCTTGATCAACTTCCCGGTGATTCGGCTATTGGTCATGTAAGGTACTCTACTGCTGGCTCTTCTATGTTGAAAAATGTACAACCTTTTGTTACTAGATATAGGTATGGTTCTGTTGGGGTAGCTCATAATGGGAATTTGGTTAATTATCAAAAACTTAGGAATGAGTTGGAAGATAATGGTTCGATTTTTACAACTAGTTCTGATACTGAGGTTGTTTTGCATTTGATTGCCATAAGTAAAGCTAGGCCTTTCTTTTTGAGGATTGTTGAGGCTTGTGGGAAACTTGAGGGGGCGTATAGTATGGTGTTTTTGACAGAGGAGAAGTTGGTTGCGGTTAGGGATCCGTATGGGTTTAGGCCTTTGGTTATGGGAAGGAAGAGTAATGGTGCTGTTGTCTTTGCGTCGGAGACCTGTGCTTTGGATTTGATTGAGGCTGTGTATGAGAGAGAGGTTAATCCGGGGGAGGTTATTGTTGTGGATAAGACGGGGGTTCAGTCGTCGCTTTGTTTGTTGACTCATGTTGTGAGGAAAGCTTGTATTTTTGAGCATATTTATTTTGCTATGCCTAATTCGATTGTTTTTGGGAGGTCGGTTTATGCATCGAGGCATAAGTATGGGGAAATTCTTGCTACAGAGGCTCCAGTTGAATGTGATGTAGTGATTGCTGTTCCGGATTCTGGGGTTGTGGCTGCACTTGGTTATGCTGCAAAATCGGGTGTGCCGTTTCAACAAGGGTTGATTAGGTCGCATTATGTTGGGAGGACTTTTATTGAGCCTTCACAAAAGATCCGTGATTTTGGAGTTAAGCTTAAGTTGTCCCCTGTGAGGGCGGTTTTGGAAGGGAAAAGAGTTGTGGTTGTAGATGATTCGATTGTTAGAGGGACAACTTCTTCCAAGATAGTTAGGTTGTTGAAGGAGGCAGGGGCGAAAGAAGTTCATATGAGGATTGCAAGTCCACCTATTATCGGATCTTGTTATTATGGAGTGGATACTCCTAGTGCAGAGGAGTTGATATCAAATAGGTTGAGCGTGGAGGGAATCAGGGATTATATTGGATCAGATTCACTTGCCTTTCTGCCTATCGAGAGCATGAAAGAGTTCTTGGGAGATGATTCTCCAAACTTCTGTTACGCTTGCTTTTCTGGGAAGTACCCAGTGCTGCCTACTGGCAAAGTGAAACATATAGGTGATTCCGTTGATGATGGTTTGAGTGGCAGCATGGAGTACATTGATGGTGGGTGGATTCAAGAAGCAAAGAACGACAATGAGAAGAATATTAGTCCAGTTCCGGAGAAAGATGAAGTTGTTGCCTGA
- the LOC141682758 gene encoding peptidyl-prolyl cis-trans isomerase Pin1-like — MASAPKKVSASHILIKHQGSRRKSSWKDPEGSVISSTTRDAAVSQLSALRSDILAGVASFSDVASQFSHCSSAKRGGDLGPFSRGQMQKPFEEATYALEVGEISEIVDTDSGVHIIMRTA, encoded by the exons ATGGCATCGGCACCAAAAAAAGTAAGTGCGTCGCATATACTAATCAAACACCAAGGCTCGCGTCGTAAATCTTCCTGGAAAGATCCAGAAGGTTCTGTTATCTCCTCCACCACTCGTGACGCCGCCGTTTCTCAGCTCTCCGCTCTCCGCTCCGACATTCTCGCCGGCGTCGCTTCTTTCTCCGATGTAGCTTCTCAGTTCTCCCATTGCTCCTCCGCCAAACGCGGCGGCGATCTAG GTCCGTTCAGTCGTGGACAGATGCAGAAACCCTTTGAAGAAGCAACATACGCGTTGGAGGTTGGTGAGATAAGTGAAATAGTTGATACTGACAGTGGCGTGCACATTATCATGAGAACTGCATAA
- the LOC141687302 gene encoding putative ribosome-binding factor A, chloroplastic — protein sequence MLKSIITNPPLITHPHPPLQLRSLLPINLQPIKMRMAQPVKFTTNTRNMSTRSLIKCMANQRRVKMVAKQIRRELSAMLLSDNVLQFAVLPEAALGADRYLSCLTTISDVEVSSDLQVAKVYVSVFGDERGKDVAISGLKSKAKYVRSELGRRMKLRLTPEIRFIEDESIERGSRVIAILDRLKDEKTVVESPDDQDSSDLTEDNGWDGDDPDEDGIIYVK from the exons ATGCTGAAATCTATCATTACAAATCCTCCACTTATAACGCATCCACACCCTCCGTTACAGCTACGCTCACTTCTACCAATTAATCTCCAGCCAATAAAAATGAGAATGGCTCAACCTGTAAAGTTCACTACTAATACAAGAAATATGAGTACAAGGTCATTGATTAAGTGTATGGCGAATCAGAGAAGAGTGAAAATGGTTGCGAAACAGATACGAAGAGAGTTATCGGCGATGTTGCTTTCGGATAATGTGTTGCAATTTGCTGTGCTTCCTGAGGCTGCTTTAGGTGCTGACCGTTATTTATCTTGTCTCACTACTATTAGTGATGTTGAAGTCTCCTCTGATTTGCAG GTTGCGAAAGTATATGTATCTGTGTTTGGTGATGAGAGAGGGAAGGATGTAGCCATTTCCGGGCTTAAATCAAAAGCAAAATATGTCCGCAGTGAGTTGGGAAGGCGTATGAAACTGCGGTTGACCCCTGAGATCCGTTTCATCGAGGATGAATCAATAGAGAGGGGAAGCAGA GTCATTGCAATATTAGATAGGTTAAAAGATGAGAAGACGGTTGTAGAAAGTCCAGATGACCAGGACTCCTCTGATTTGACCGAGGATAATGGCTGGGATGGGGATGATCCCGATGAAGACGGCATCATTTATGTAAAATAG
- the LOC141686771 gene encoding uncharacterized protein LOC141686771 isoform X2 codes for MALVVHYLCSSSSTMTIPLARAAVRSRALTIKASSIVKTTPAAADCNVLLGMSEPDLQQLAVNFGQQSYRGKQLHQLLYKRKVKQIQDFTHLPLPFRNDLEEAGWTVGRSPIHKSVTAADGTIKLLIKLEDGRLVETVGIPVEDKKGSLRLTACVSSQVGCPLRCSFCATGKGGFSRNLRRHEIVEQVLAIEELFKRRVTNVVFMGMGEPMLNLKEVLGAHQCLNKDVLIGQRMMTISTVGVPNTIKKLASHKLQSTLALSLHAPNQKLREQIVPSAKSYPLNAIMKDCRDYFLETSRRVSFEYTLLVEHAKELAELLNEWGRGHHVNLIPFNPVEGTEYRRPYRKAVLAFTAILESRKITTSVRQTRGLDANAACGQLRNEFQKSPLLPSSDDMQPQLEIPVAC; via the exons ATGGCGTTAGTAGTACACTACTTGTGCTCCTCCTCATCCACAATGACAATCCCGCTGGCACGTGCGGCGGTCAGGTCACGTGCCTTGACCATTAAAGCTTCTTCTATAGTGAAGACGACACCTGCTGCTGCTGATTGTAATGTTCTGTTAGGGATGTCTGAACCGGACCTTCAACAACTCGCTGTTAATTTCGGTCAG CAAAGTTATAGAGGCAAACAGCTTCACCAGCTTTTATACAAAAGGAAAGTTAAACAAATTCAAGATTTTACTCATT TGCCTTTGCCATTCAGAAATGATCTTGAAGAAGCTGGCTGGACAGTTGGGAGGTCGCCTATTCATAAATCTGTCACTGCAGCTGATGGCACTATCAAG TTGCTGATTAAGCTGGAAGATGGCCGACTAGTTGAAACCGTTGGAATACCAGTTGAAGATAAGAAAGGTTCACTTCGCCTTACAGCATGTGTCTCCTCGCAG GTAGGCTGCCCATTGCGATGTTCATTTTGTGCTACTGGCAAGGGTGGTTTCTCGAGGAACCTTAGGAGGCATGAAATTGTTGAACAG GTATTGGCAATAGAAGAGCTCTTCAAACGCAGGGTAACAAATGTGGTATTTATGGGAATGGGGGAGCCGATGTTAAACTTGAAAGAAGTTCTTGGAGCTCACCAGTGCCTGAACAAG GATGTCCTAATAGGCCAAAGGATGATGACAATTTCTACGGTCGGGGTTCCAAACACTATAAAAAAGCTGGCTTCTCATAAGCTTCAGTCTACATTAGCTCTGAG CCTTCATGCTCCAAACCAGAAACTAAGAGAACAGATTGTGCCTAGTGCCAAGTCGTATCCTTTGAATGCAATCATGAAGGATTGCAGAGATTACTTTTTGGAAACAAGTCGAAGGGTTTCGTTTGAGTACACGCTTCTAG TGGAGCACGCGAAGGAACTAGCAGAGCTACTCAATGAATGGGGTCGTGGTCATCACGTAAACTTAATTCCTTTCAATCCAGTAGAAGGCACTGAGTATCGACGCCCATACAGAAAAGCC GTGCTCGCATTCACAGCTATACTAGAATCCCGAAAAATAACTACCAGTGTACGTCAGACCCGAGGTCTAGATGCAAATGCAGCTTGCGGACAACTAAGAAATGAGTTTCAGAAGAGTCCACTGCTGCCCAGCTCAGATGACATGCAACCACAATTAGAAATACCAGTGGCCTGTTAA
- the LOC141686771 gene encoding uncharacterized protein LOC141686771 isoform X1, whose product MALVVHYLCSSSSTMTIPLARAAVRSRALTIKASSIVKTTPAAADCNVLLGMSEPDLQQLAVNFGQQSYRGKQLHQLLYKRKVKQIQDFTHLPLPFRNDLEEAGWTVGRSPIHKSVTAADGTIKLLIKLEDGRLVETVGIPVEDKKGSLRLTACVSSQVGCPLRCSFCATGKGGFSRNLRRHEIVEQVLAIEELFKRRVTNVVFMGMGEPMLNLKEVLGAHQCLNKDVLIGQRMMTISTVGVPNTIKKLASHKLQSTLALSLHAPNQKLREQIVPSAKSYPLNAIMKDCRDYFLETSRRVSFEYTLLAGVNDAVEHAKELAELLNEWGRGHHVNLIPFNPVEGTEYRRPYRKAVLAFTAILESRKITTSVRQTRGLDANAACGQLRNEFQKSPLLPSSDDMQPQLEIPVAC is encoded by the exons ATGGCGTTAGTAGTACACTACTTGTGCTCCTCCTCATCCACAATGACAATCCCGCTGGCACGTGCGGCGGTCAGGTCACGTGCCTTGACCATTAAAGCTTCTTCTATAGTGAAGACGACACCTGCTGCTGCTGATTGTAATGTTCTGTTAGGGATGTCTGAACCGGACCTTCAACAACTCGCTGTTAATTTCGGTCAG CAAAGTTATAGAGGCAAACAGCTTCACCAGCTTTTATACAAAAGGAAAGTTAAACAAATTCAAGATTTTACTCATT TGCCTTTGCCATTCAGAAATGATCTTGAAGAAGCTGGCTGGACAGTTGGGAGGTCGCCTATTCATAAATCTGTCACTGCAGCTGATGGCACTATCAAG TTGCTGATTAAGCTGGAAGATGGCCGACTAGTTGAAACCGTTGGAATACCAGTTGAAGATAAGAAAGGTTCACTTCGCCTTACAGCATGTGTCTCCTCGCAG GTAGGCTGCCCATTGCGATGTTCATTTTGTGCTACTGGCAAGGGTGGTTTCTCGAGGAACCTTAGGAGGCATGAAATTGTTGAACAG GTATTGGCAATAGAAGAGCTCTTCAAACGCAGGGTAACAAATGTGGTATTTATGGGAATGGGGGAGCCGATGTTAAACTTGAAAGAAGTTCTTGGAGCTCACCAGTGCCTGAACAAG GATGTCCTAATAGGCCAAAGGATGATGACAATTTCTACGGTCGGGGTTCCAAACACTATAAAAAAGCTGGCTTCTCATAAGCTTCAGTCTACATTAGCTCTGAG CCTTCATGCTCCAAACCAGAAACTAAGAGAACAGATTGTGCCTAGTGCCAAGTCGTATCCTTTGAATGCAATCATGAAGGATTGCAGAGATTACTTTTTGGAAACAAGTCGAAGGGTTTCGTTTGAGTACACGCTTCTAG CCGGGGTTAATGATGCAGTGGAGCACGCGAAGGAACTAGCAGAGCTACTCAATGAATGGGGTCGTGGTCATCACGTAAACTTAATTCCTTTCAATCCAGTAGAAGGCACTGAGTATCGACGCCCATACAGAAAAGCC GTGCTCGCATTCACAGCTATACTAGAATCCCGAAAAATAACTACCAGTGTACGTCAGACCCGAGGTCTAGATGCAAATGCAGCTTGCGGACAACTAAGAAATGAGTTTCAGAAGAGTCCACTGCTGCCCAGCTCAGATGACATGCAACCACAATTAGAAATACCAGTGGCCTGTTAA